One genomic segment of Ricinus communis isolate WT05 ecotype wild-type chromosome 5, ASM1957865v1, whole genome shotgun sequence includes these proteins:
- the LOC107261797 gene encoding F-box/FBD/LRR-repeat protein At5g18770-like — MEDRITQLPDVILSSILSNLTLKDVIKTGVLSKTWKNQHRRLIRDLNFDMPNLFKNKYDKDKFSLQDNEFFLGVRNEFANRVSEVLRYFKGSRVRCFIVCFYMNSEESQRMDHWISSAIASGVEEIQLLFSRKRFLLFMRDEDRLYEFPFSLFTQSCLKHLHLEDCIFRPPSDFSGFTKLVTLRLEEVTLGQDFIASLFKS; from the coding sequence ATGGAAGACCGGATTACCCAGCTTCCTGATGTTATACTGTCTTCTATTCTATCAAATTTAACACTCAAAGATGTGATCAAGACTGGTGTATTGTCCAAAACATGGAAAAATCAGCATCGACGACTGATACGAGATTTGAATTTCGATATGCCAAACCTGTTCAAAAACAAATATGATAAGGACAAGTTTAGTCTACAAGATAATGAATTCTTTTTGGGTGTGAGGAATGAGTTTGCTAATCGAGTTAGTGAAGTTTTGCGTTACTTCAAAGGCTCAAGAGTACGCTGTTTTATAGTGTGCTTTTACATGAATTCTGAAGAATCTCAGCGTATGGATCACTGGATTAGTTCTGCAATAGCTTCTGGAGTAGAAGAAATTCAACTCCTCTTTTCAAGGAAACGATTTTTACTGTTTATGAGAGATGAGGACAGACTGTATGAATTTCCCTTCTCACTTTTCACACAATCTTGTTTAAAGCATTTGCACTTGGAGGATTGCATTTTCAGGCCACCTTCTGATTTTTCTGGATTTACTAAATTAGTCACACTGCGTTTGGAAGAAGTGACTCTTGGCCAAGATTTTATTGCTTCCCTCTTCAAGAGCTAA